The genomic interval CGCCCGAGGGGCCCCTCGTGTACTCCGCGCGCGATCTGCTGCCCCACTCCTTCGACCTGAGGGGCGGGGCCCCTTGAGCGGGGAGCGACAGGAGGGCGGGGCCGCGATGCGCTGCGGTGTGGTCGCCCTGGCCGGGCGGCCCAACGTCGGCAAGTCCTCGCTGGTCAACGCGCTGCTGCGCGCCCGCGCGGCGATCGTCTCCCCGAAGCCTCAGACGACCCGCAATGTGATTCGCTGCATCTACAACGACGAACGCGCCCAGATCGTCTTCACGGACACGCCGGGGCTGCACCGGCCCAGGGACCGGCTTGGCCGTTCCCTGACGGACGCGGCCGAGGACGCGTTTGCCGAGGCCGACGCCGTCTGCTGGCTGGTCGAGGCGGGGGACCGCAGGCTGAGGGACGAGGACGCCGAGGTGCTGAGGGCGCTCTCCGTCGTCTCCCGACCGATTGTGCTGGTGGTGAACAAGGCCGACGCGCACGACCCCGGTGGGGCTCTGGAGCTCTATGGAGCCAGGCTTCCCTTCGCTGGGCGCATCGCCGTCTCCGCGCGCAGGGGGCGCAATCTCGACGCCCTGATCGACCTTCTGCTGCCGCTCCTGCCCGAGGGGACGCCGTGGTACGACCCCGACATCCTGATCGACGGCACGGAGCGCTTCATGGCGGCCGAGGTCATCCGCGGGCGCGTGCTGGCGTTGCTGCGGGACGAGGTTCCCCACTGCGTCGCGGTGGAGATCGACGAGTACAAGAGCCCGGATGAGTACCCCGAGCGGAAGCGGCTCTACATCCGGGCGTCACTGATCGTGGAGACGGCGGGGCAGAAGGCCATCCTGATCGGGGCCGGGGGGGCGATGCTGAAGCGGATCGGCGAGACCGCACGGCTGGAGCTGGAAGAGCTCACCGGCCACCCGGCCTACCTGGACCTGTGGGTGAAGGTGTCCCCGCATTGGAGGCAGTCGGAGCCCGTGCTGCGCCGCCTCGGGCTCTGACCCCGCCCTTTTGTCCCGTTCCCATCGGGGGGTGCAGGGGGACACGTTCCCCTGCCGGGGGGGCGGGGGGCGGCGCCCCCCGATGTTGTTTCAAGGGTGGGTAGTTTCAAGGGTGGGGGGATAAGTATGTCGCGTCAGGGCCTGGATTCCGCCTCGGGCGTGGTGCTCTCGCGTTCCGTGGCGGGGGAGGGGGACATTCTGCTCGCCCTCTTCCTCAAGGGCCGGGGGCTGGTCCGTGCCTCCGCGCGCGGGGCGGCGGGCGGGCGTGTGCGCTTCGGCGGCGGTACGGAGCCGCTCGTCTGGGGGGCCTTTTGGCTCCACCGGGGGCGGGGCGGCGGGGTCTATCTGAGCGCGGTGGACGTCGTCGACGGCATGATCCCCCTCAGGAGGCGACCGGAGGCGCTCCGCACGGCGGTCCGCTGGTCGAAGCTCCTGCTGCGCCATCTGATGGCGGAGCATCCGGCGGACGACCTTTTGGCCAACCTCTACTGGAACATGCGCCTTCTGGGGACGTCCCGGGTTCCGCCGGAGGCGGCGGAGTGGCGTTTTCTGTGGCGCTGGATCACGGTGTGGGGGCTCGCTCCCGACCTGACGCGCTGCGCCCGGTGCGGCAGGCTTGCCGAATCGCTGTTCTGGACGGGCGAGGGCCTGACCTGCGCGGGCTGTGGGCCTGGGGCCGGCCGGCCCCGGTTCTCGGGGGAGGACCTGTCGCTTTTGAGGCGGACTGCGGGAGCGGATGTGCACGGGGTCGAACGGTATGGAGAACTCGGGGAGCTCGACGGCGCGCGGGGGCTTTTTGCTCTGGCCTCCCGCTGCGTCGGGGGGCTCCTCTCTCAGGATATACGGAATATTTGAGTTTTAAGGAGAGATTGAGTTGAATTTTCAGGAGATCTACTTCAGGCTCGAGCGCTTCTGGTCGGAGCAGGGATGCGTGGTGCAGCAGCCCTACGACGTCGAGGTCGGGGCCGGGACGATGAACCCCGCCACGGCGCTTCGGGTGCTCGGCCCGGAGCCGTGGCGTGTGGCGTATGTAGAGCCCTCGCGCCGGCCCACCGACGGGCGGTACGGGCAGAACCCCAACCGCCTCCAGCATTATTACCAGTATCAGGTCATCATCAAGCCCGCGCCGTCCAACATCCTGGACCTCTATATCCAGAGCCTGATGAGCCTCGGCATCGACCCCTCGGAGCACGACATCCGCTTTGTGGAGGACGACTGGGAGAACCCCTCGATCGGGGCCTGGGGGCTGGGCTGGGAGGTCTGGCTCGATGGCATGGAGATCACGCAGTTCACCTATTTCCAGCAGCTGGGCGGGATCGATATGGAGGCCGTTCCGGCGGAGCTGACCTATGGGACCGAGCGCATCGCCATGTACGTCCAGAAGGTGGAGAACGTCTACGACCTCGCCTGGTCGGACACGGCGACCTACGGCGACCTGGACCTCAAGGGGGAGATCGAGAACTCGCACTACAACTTCGAGATCGCCGATACCGCGATGCTCTTCCAGCTCTTCGCCATGTACGAGGCCGAGGCCGGGCGCATCCTGGACAAGGGGTTCGTCCTGCCCGCCTACGACTATGTCCTGAAGAGCTCGCACACCTTCAACCTGCTGGATGCGCGTGGGGCCGTCAGCGTGACGGAGCGGACCGGCTACATCGGCCGGATCCGCGCGCTGGCCAGCCGCTGTGCCGCGGCCTATCGGAAACAGCGCGAGGAGATGGGTTTTCCGTTCATGGGAAAATTCGGCGCTCCGGCGCGGTCGGCCGGGGCCGCTGTTGAACCCGTTTCCGAACTTGCCGAGGGGAGGAATGCGTGATGGCTTTGAGGAACGTCATCCTGGAGATCGGAACGGAGGAGCTTCCCTCCCGCTTCCTTCCCGAGACCCTGAGGTCCCTGGAGCGGCTGTCGGTCTCCGCTCTGTCGGATAACCGGCTTGGCTTCAAGGACGTCAGGACCTACGCGACGCCGCGGCGCCTGGTCCTGCACATCCGGGAGCTGGACGAGACGCAGAGTTCGTCGGTGTCGCTGCTCAAGGGGCCGCCCCTTGCGTCGGCCTACGACTCGAAGGGGGAACCCACCCGCGCCGCCCTGGGCTTCGCGAAGAGCAAGGGGGTAGAGGTCGATTCGCTGGGCGAGCTCGAGGTGGATGGGGTGAAGTATGTGGCCGCCGAGGTCCGTGAGGAGAGCCGGCGCACCCTGGACGTCCTGCCCGGCCTTCTGCGCGGCCTCGTTGAGGGGCTGTCGTTTCCCAAGAGCATGTATTGGGCGGAACCGGGCGTGCGGTTCGCCCGGCCCATCCGCTGGCTCCTCGCCCTTGCCGACGATACGGTCGTCCCCTTCGAGTACGGCGGCGTGAGGAGCGGCCGGACGACCAGCGGGCACCGCTTCATGGGGCAGAGGTCCATCGAGATCCGGAACGCGGACGAGTTTCTGGAGCGCCTCTACGACAACAGCGTGATCCTGGATCAGGATAAGCGCCGCCAGAAGCTGGAGACGGCCATATCGCTCCTGAAGCAGGACTTCGAGGGCAATCTCGAGGTGGAGATGGACCCCGAGCTGCTGGAGGAGAACCTGTTCTTGGTCGAGTTCCCGGCGCCCTTCATTGGGACGTTCGACGAGCGCTATCTGGAGATCCCCGAGGAGGTCCTGATCACCTCCATGAAGAAGAACCAGAAGTACTTCGCGGTTCGGAACAGGGACAGGGGGAACGCGCTGGCGAACGTCTTCATCGGGGTCAGCAACAACAGGGCCACGGACATGAGGACGATCCGGGAGGGGAACGAACGGGTTTTGAGGGCCCGCCTCGAGGACGCCGCCTTCTTCTGGGCGGAGGACCGGAGGAAGCCGCTGTCGACGAACGTGGAGCGTCTGAAGGACGTGACGTACCAGGAGAAGCTGGGCTCCGTGTACGACAAGGTGGAGCGGACCCGGGAGCTGGCGCTCCTGCTCTGCGAGCGGCTGGGCCGGGACTCCCTGGCCAAGCTGGTGGAGCGTGCGGCCTGGCTCTCCAAGGCCGACCTCGTCACGCGCATGGTCTACGAGTTCCCTGAGCTCCAGGGGGTGATGGGGCGCGAGTACGCACGCCATGACGGCGAGGACCCGCGCGTGGCCCTGGCCCTCTACGAGCAGTACCTGCCGCGCTTCGCCTCGGACAGCCTGCCGACCGACGA from uncultured Fretibacterium sp. carries:
- the era gene encoding GTPase Era, yielding MSGERQEGGAAMRCGVVALAGRPNVGKSSLVNALLRARAAIVSPKPQTTRNVIRCIYNDERAQIVFTDTPGLHRPRDRLGRSLTDAAEDAFAEADAVCWLVEAGDRRLRDEDAEVLRALSVVSRPIVLVVNKADAHDPGGALELYGARLPFAGRIAVSARRGRNLDALIDLLLPLLPEGTPWYDPDILIDGTERFMAAEVIRGRVLALLRDEVPHCVAVEIDEYKSPDEYPERKRLYIRASLIVETAGQKAILIGAGGAMLKRIGETARLELEELTGHPAYLDLWVKVSPHWRQSEPVLRRLGL
- a CDS encoding DNA repair protein RecO C-terminal domain-containing protein is translated as MSRQGLDSASGVVLSRSVAGEGDILLALFLKGRGLVRASARGAAGGRVRFGGGTEPLVWGAFWLHRGRGGGVYLSAVDVVDGMIPLRRRPEALRTAVRWSKLLLRHLMAEHPADDLLANLYWNMRLLGTSRVPPEAAEWRFLWRWITVWGLAPDLTRCARCGRLAESLFWTGEGLTCAGCGPGAGRPRFSGEDLSLLRRTAGADVHGVERYGELGELDGARGLFALASRCVGGLLSQDIRNI
- the glyQ gene encoding glycine--tRNA ligase subunit alpha codes for the protein MNFQEIYFRLERFWSEQGCVVQQPYDVEVGAGTMNPATALRVLGPEPWRVAYVEPSRRPTDGRYGQNPNRLQHYYQYQVIIKPAPSNILDLYIQSLMSLGIDPSEHDIRFVEDDWENPSIGAWGLGWEVWLDGMEITQFTYFQQLGGIDMEAVPAELTYGTERIAMYVQKVENVYDLAWSDTATYGDLDLKGEIENSHYNFEIADTAMLFQLFAMYEAEAGRILDKGFVLPAYDYVLKSSHTFNLLDARGAVSVTERTGYIGRIRALASRCAAAYRKQREEMGFPFMGKFGAPARSAGAAVEPVSELAEGRNA
- the glyS gene encoding glycine--tRNA ligase subunit beta, whose translation is MALRNVILEIGTEELPSRFLPETLRSLERLSVSALSDNRLGFKDVRTYATPRRLVLHIRELDETQSSSVSLLKGPPLASAYDSKGEPTRAALGFAKSKGVEVDSLGELEVDGVKYVAAEVREESRRTLDVLPGLLRGLVEGLSFPKSMYWAEPGVRFARPIRWLLALADDTVVPFEYGGVRSGRTTSGHRFMGQRSIEIRNADEFLERLYDNSVILDQDKRRQKLETAISLLKQDFEGNLEVEMDPELLEENLFLVEFPAPFIGTFDERYLEIPEEVLITSMKKNQKYFAVRNRDRGNALANVFIGVSNNRATDMRTIREGNERVLRARLEDAAFFWAEDRRKPLSTNVERLKDVTYQEKLGSVYDKVERTRELALLLCERLGRDSLAKLVERAAWLSKADLVTRMVYEFPELQGVMGREYARHDGEDPRVALALYEQYLPRFASDSLPTDDVGAILGLAERIHIVVSCHKVGLEPTGSQDPYGLRRAARCINEILWGRSLDLDLEEAVRESAQLNQVEQGVLERILAFIGQRLLVQLKEKGYEHELAALALSVIGRRPCQALRLMEALDEVKDEPWFSDLMTSAVRVRNILQKAPEAPDAVDPALLAKPAERALYDEVVRLEPGVREVLNSNDWKGLTARLAELSPVVSAFFDDVMVMDPDERVRANRLALLRRCNALFEEVGDLGALRIPARKAD